The following proteins come from a genomic window of Liolophura sinensis isolate JHLJ2023 chromosome 13, CUHK_Ljap_v2, whole genome shotgun sequence:
- the LOC135480374 gene encoding toll-like receptor 4: MVTVLAHNSDNVSGSIARSRGKNKELYYNTTGLAQIMKTKRSDLKPGVTTSETLCNLTRTFPCSCSVLLDDKVSVNCSHRNLKSVPKNIPENVIELILDNNRMENIAVGSFAKFSSLQTLDLSYNLISHIVSGTFNGLHQLKTLRLDGNPLKLSNQTFPDDVFDHLYSLVSLNLKSDSYVKGSDIQYPDVALAKLSSLETLLISGLSNKTFGEGVRNMTSLQTLDLSWTPSFRFISRNTFVNFNNLTLKNLLLSHCDLRWIHKEAFTHLANIDTIDYSYNKNLEIKGVGMSFYGLQNTTIRKIVMRRVHQPPFYSVVTKEDVQYLKNTNLEELHVDNNTIGQVEDGVLLLLPLSLQTIRISWNNIQSNNRQVLRLLRFRNATEIDASYQEIIQPNLGRGSRSAFNRYKVFNYTSSQISNSQVRTILHDHAVRQNGHIPFNVPPYLWMVNCSNTYKLRFTIPLLEFTNSSLSHLYLAYNLLDTWIGPVKGLNNLRHLDLTGNNCYNVSETFFSYGTNLETLFIGENRFGKDFSDNTFYNLTKLIRLDMNDNQLESVGPNLFARLTSLTYLNLSKNYLSNWTGTISSLVKLTDLDLSNNKLKTLPRSLCRDLDTIQHFSNIQVDIQGNQLQCICDTEYFIEWLTQTKVHIRNLNSTSCTLANGTVLSLADGTSILNHLQGHCRSYTVLIGGLCACLALFLTVVLVGIVRRHRWKLRYLFYMATNWRKRTGYQRLDTAEENPFGYDAFVSYEDSDRTFIREQVIPRLERDAGLKLCIDKRDFIPGLYVTDNILHAIQNSRKTVIFLSPKFLKSKWCVYEMNMARMEGIHSGRDVLVMVLTEKIPTSQLSAEMIDIIRNQTYIELTNNVYGEALFWERLVSAIQAE, from the coding sequence ATGGTAACCGTACTAGCCCACAATTCGGACAATGTATCCGGGAGCATTGCACGTAGTCgaggaaaaaacaaagaattgtACTACAATACCACAGGTCTAGCTCAGATCATGAAAACCAAGCGTTCCGACTTAAAGCCTGGAGTCACCACTTCAGAGACGCTATGTAATTTGACGCGTACATTTCCATGCTCCTGTAGCGTTTTGCTGGATGACAAAGTTTCAGTGAACTGCTCGCACAGAAATCTAAAATCAGTGCCTAAAAATATCCCAGAAAATGTCATCGAGTTGATTCTAGACAACAACAGGATGGAAAATATTGCAGTGGGTTCATTTGCAAAGTTTTCTTCTCTGCAAACACTGGACCTCTCGTACAACCTCATATCCCATATTGTCTCAGGTACGTTCAACGGATTACATCAACTGAAAACTCTTCGTCTGGACGGAAATCCATTAAAACTGTCCAATCAAACGTTTCCTGACGACGTATTCGATCATCTTTACAGTCTTGTTTCGTTAAATTTGAAGTCTGATTCGTACGTTAAAGGCTCGGACATTCAATACCCTGATGTTGCCTTAGCTAAACTCTCCTCACTGGAGACGCTTCTAATCAGTGGGTTGTCGAACAAGACATTTGGAGAAGGCGTTCGCAACATGACGTCACTTCAAACATTAGACCTTTCTTGGACACCTTCATTTAGGTTCATATCTAGAAATACATTTGTCAATTTCAATAATCTTACATTGAAGAATTTATTGCTAAGCCACTGTGATCTGCGGTGGATCCACAAAGAGGCTTTCACACATTTGGCAAACATCGACACTATTGACTACAGCTACAATAAGAACCTGGAGATTAAAGGAGTGGGGATGAGCTTCTATGGCCTCCAGAACACTACAATCCGGAAAATCGTGATGCGACGGGTTCATCAGCCGCCGTTCTATTCCGTTGTAACGAAGGAAGACGTACAGTATCTTAAGAACACGAATTTGGAGGAACTGCACGTAGACAACAACACCATCGGCCAGGTGGAAGACGGCGTACTTCTGCTTTTACCGTTATCACTCCAAACAATTCGCATTTCGTGGAATAACATACAGTCAAACAACAGACAGGTCCTGCGCCTTCTGCGGTTTAGAAATGCCACAGAGATTGACGCTAGCTACCAGGAGATAATACAGCCGAATTTAGGGCGTGGTAGCCGATCTGCTTTCAATCGCTATAAAGTCTTCAACTACACGTCATCACAAATAAGCAATAGTCAGGTGAGGACAATTCTTCACGATCATGCGGTAAGACAAAATGGACACATCCCATTTAATGTCCCACCATATCTGTGGATGGTGAACTGCAGCAATACTTACAAACTGCGATTTACCATTCCACTTCTCGAATTTACAAACTCAAGCCTCAGTCATTTGTATTTAGCTTACAATCTTTTGGACACATGGATTGGTCCCGTCAAAGGTTTGAACAATCTACGACATCTTGACCTAACAGGCAATAATTGCTACAACGTTTCAGAGACGTTTTTTTCCTATGGAACCAACCTAGAAACATTGTTCATTGGAGAAAACAGGTTCGGAAAAGACTTTAGCGACAACACGTTTTATAATCTCACCAAACTTATTCGCCTAGACATGAACGACAATCAGCTTGAATCTGTTGGGCCCAACTTGTTCGCAAGACTAACAAGTCTCACTTATCTGAACTTGTCCAAAAATTACCTCTCGAACTGGACAGGGACAATTTCCAGTCTGGTAAAACTCACCGATCTAGATCTGTCCAACAACAAACTAAAAACGCTCCCTAGATCGTTGTGCAGGGACCTTGATACTATCCAGCATTTCTCTAACATCCAAGTAGACATCCAGGGGAACCAACTTCAGTGCATCTGTGACACGGAGTATTTTATCGAGTGGTTAACACAAACGAAAGTTCACATCCGCAATTTAAATTCCACTTCCTGTACTCTGGCAAATGGCACAGTACTGTCTTTGGCAGATGGCACATCCATTCTGAACCATCTTCAGGGACACTGTCGATCTTACACAGTTCTGATTGGTGGATTATGCGCATGTCTGGCTTTGTTCCTGACAGTGGTGCTAGTTGGAATTGTTCGCAGACATCGCTGGAAACTCCGTTATCTGTTCTACATGGCTACCAACTGGCGAAAGAGAACGGGTTACCAAAGGCTGGACACCGCCGAAGAGAATCCCTTCGGTTACGACGCCTTTGTGTCTTATGAAGACTCGGATCGAACCTTCATCCGTGAACAAGTTATTCCCCGTCTGGAAAGGGACGCTGGCTTAAAGCTCTGTATAGACAAGAGAGATTTCATACCTGGACTCTATGTTACTGATAACATTCTACACGCCATACAGAACAGCAGGAAAACCGTGATCTTCCTCTCTCCAAAGTTCCTGAAGAGCAAATGGTGTGTGTACGAGATGAACATGGCTCGGATGGAGGGAATTCATAGCGGCAGAGACGTACTGGTGATGGTTCTGACAGAGAAAATACCGACCAGTCAACTTTCCGCTGAAATGATAGACATTATCCGCAACCAGACGTACATCGAATTGACAAACAACGTGTATGGGGAGGCACTTTTCTGGGAAAGACTTGTTTCTGCAATTCAGGCAGAGTAG